One window of Xylocopa sonorina isolate GNS202 chromosome 9, iyXylSono1_principal, whole genome shotgun sequence genomic DNA carries:
- the LOC143426948 gene encoding ethanolaminephosphotransferase 1, which yields MYQKIRFEVEYLDEQHLTGFENYKYSSVDTSPLSVYIMHPFWNKVVQYCPKWVAPNVLTFAGFLFTVFNFTLFAFYDYYLYASSDNKPQYPPVPSWVFALGAFNVFMAYTLDGIDGKQARRTQTSGPLGELFDHGLDSWTTMLITVCLFSVFGRTDHSVSPLRMYFILWNVFVNFYLTHWEKYNTGVLFLPWGYDFSMVGSIVIFIVTSIGGHGIWKFELFEGIPVGVMFEIVLYVTAIISSLPVVLWNIYKSYRDKTGKMRPFWDAVRPLLPLIVFFAISTTWVVHSPSNIIEKDPRIIFLTVGTIFSNICCRLIVSQMSNTKCELLSWMLLPVAVAAVFSFILPSIDLLFTYVVALIALLAHIHYGTCVVRQMCRHFRIYTFRIKDRTD from the exons ATGTATCAGAAAATTAGGTTTGAGGTCGAGTACCTCGACGAACAACACCTTACCGGCTTCGAGAATTACAAG TATAGTTCAGTGGACACCAGCCCTCTCAGCGTGTACATAATGCACCCGTTCTGGAACAAAGTGGTTCAG TACTGTCCGAAATGGGTAGCTCCAAATGTTTTAACGTTCGCCGGATTCCTCTTCACGGTCTTCAATTTCACATTGTTTGCATTCTACGATTACTATTTGTACGCGTCGAGCGATAACAAACCGCAGTACCCGCCGGTACCGAGTTGGGTGTTTGCTCTAGGGGCGTTCAATGTGTTTATGGCGTACACGCTTG ACGGTATAGACGGCAAACAGGCAAGAcgcacgcagacatctgggccTTTAGGAGAACTGTTCGATCATGGATTGGACAGTTGGACAACGATGCTCATCACCGTTTGTTTATTCTCTGTGTTCGGCAGGACGGATCACAGCGTTTCCCCGTTGAGAATGTATTTCATCCTATGGAACGTGTTTGTCAATTTCTATTTAACTCACTGGGAAAAGTACAATACAGGGGTATTGTTTCTTCCTTGGGGATATGACTTCTCGATGGTT GGTAGTATCGTCATCTTTATCGTAACGAGCATAGGAGGACACGGGATATGGAAATTTGAACTGTTCGAGGGTATTCCAGTAGGAGTAATGTTTGAAATAGTACTCTATGTAACCGCGATTATATCCAGTTTACCTGTGGTTCTCTGGAACATATACAA ATCGTATAGAGACAAGACTGGTAAAATGAGGCCGTTCTGGGATGCAGTGAGGCCTCTGTTACCTTTGATTGTATTCTTCGCGATCTCAACAACTTGGGTAGTCCATTCGCCTAGTAATATTATAGAGAAAGATCCTAGAATAATTTTCTTAACCGTTGGAACCATCTTTTCGAACATCTGT TGCCGCTTAATTGTTTCACAAATGAGCAACACCAAATGCGAGTTATTATCGTGGATGCTACTACCTGTAGCAGTTGCAGCTGTTTTCTCGTTTATCTTGCCTAGCATAGATTTGCTATTTACGTATGTTGTTGCCCTTATAGCCCTATTAGCACATATACATTATGGAACATGCGTG GTGCGTCAGATGTGTCGTCATTTCCGCATTTATACATTCCGTATTAAAGATCGTACAGATTGA
- the LOC143426947 gene encoding coiled-coil-helix-coiled-coil-helix domain-containing protein 7, which yields MSTTEMSNKELQMIEARKLRKKNQELNNPCLKEQGLSQNCLDTNQYDYDKCESYFENYRTCKKFWGMIMSHRRKEGITPYLPLPEEREKIKAEYFRSQKT from the exons ATGAGTACAACGGAAATGAGTAACAAAGAGTTGCAAATGATTGAAGCAAGAAAATTGCGTAAAAAGAATCAGGAACTCAACAATCCTTGTTTGAAG GAACAAGGTTTAAGTCAAAACTGTCTGGACACGAATCAATACGATTATGATAAATGCGAATCGTATTTTGAAAACTACAGGACCTGTAAAAAATTTTGG GGAATGATAATGTCTCATCGAAGAAAGGAGGGCATAACACCCTACTTACCTTTACCCGAGGaacgagagaaaataaaagCAGAATATTTCCGCTCCCAAAAAACATAG
- the LOC143426591 gene encoding uncharacterized protein LOC143426591 — protein MKRRQRRPVLELNQSQSGSHTDHIQGKRKHLGNDYLGQNVPANPLANLLCHYNSDSDNEESKKDCKLDDQVNNFFKEIQLIAPKQPVSDESRNPALTTNSNTCLTHHINQQALMWRECLDESSGYPYYWHIETNEVTWEMPEELQYLKNSVKAGSAMKQHSMQESHWVDFSSVTYQQSHENIPEGMIPREVVARNRNRYISNETSRKQEFQTDQDVANTSDTMDNDSDDGKIEMITSYGSDESDSDTADENQPKNNATSVIEPKGINSVPKSKGNEKFPSPAPILQPQLGTISHNSNKQYEDKTIAEETTTEPLNLKLNENTDAKYLKGQVKQQNAVKDTEECADKTNNGSKTTKVPVGKKSSSKYGIESDIDFRVSLVPGYDEDSDAEEESEVKQEKKALFPIPQTDETVEIAPLQKTMPDDNRTTDSNDSNDVNSEKKNIQEQDNEDITERLECKDESGAKPEEDTQKGNKFLDNLHSRNKFFQRKKRIAFDVPPTRIKVSDDNEASKQEVDVQREDTNSCTEENVGELQVDQEESNPVSENVPNSKDESNNTEAEADTPGASSESKEDEEEVNQLSQIILEKLKFLSEGKPAVSPVQMMSIQLQTLFVAWEAGCLEKNYLRRWLTDTSHELERLEQDAAPPGWLCQWDRSHKRYYYQNTTNGITQWTYPDTGIAGGAEEMEICSTPPPTEQEEMIMPAEEEGLKLKPKKSLEGGEINEDTPVSRNNDVEAPPPPQISNPSPPPPPRIYAEDLRKDKRKQDKCNDKLEGKKQRLTEDGTIAITEVKQLESPVVPAHTSALIAPQPSTLVKVTSAEPLPPGVDLTEAPYEIPATALKRIIYGAVQPQGGALYDASARDPTVPILSHPAAIVQEHYLQYPAYHQHLHAPAALVLPHKHSVQPAIQLIPDYTPIYTTNHKVIEKPPVKTAKESLVSALDSFYNDIARIENIGTENVPQRQDIATTEPSSLPVEEVKVETEQELPVELTVKEKKRKRTRIGISKKHKEVSSMVAKWQKVQQNFENT, from the exons ATGAAGCGACGTCAAAGAAGACCTGTTTTGGAACTTAATCAGTCGCAATCCGGCTCTCATACGGATCATATACAAG GCAAAAGAAAGCACCTGGGTAACGATTACCTTGGACAAAATGTACCTGCAAATCCATTGGCAAATTTATTGTGTCACTATAATTCAGATAGTGATAATGAGGAATCCAAGAAGGATTGTAAATTGGATGATCAAGTAAACAATTTTTTTAAG GAGATTCAGCTTATTGCTCCGAAGCAACCAGTTTCAGATGAATCGAGAAATCCTGCCTTAACTACAAATTCGAATACATGCTTGACGCATCATATAAACCAACAAGCACTTA TGTGGCGAGAATGTTTAGATGAATCTTCGGGTTACCCCTACTATTGGCACATTGAAACTAATGAAGTAACATGGGAAATGCCAGAGGAATTGCAATATTTAAAGAACAGTGTCAAAGCAGGCTCTGCTATGAAACAACATTCGATGCAAGAATCTCATTGGGTTGATTTCTCATCTGTTACAT ATCAGCAGTCTCACGAAAACATACCAGAAGGCATGATACCAAGAGAAGTGGTAGCTCGAAATCGCAATAGGTACATTAGTAATGAGACTTCTCGTAAGCAAGAATTCCAAACTGATCAAGATGTAGCGAATACATCTGATACTATGGACAATGATTCTGACGATGG gaaaatagaaatgataacATCTTACGGTAGTGACGAAAGCGATTCAGACACCGCAGATGAGAATCAACCAAAGAATAATGCTACTTCTGTGATCGAACCGAAAGGCATAAATTCAGTACCAAAATCGAAGGGCAACGAAAAGTTTCCTTCACCAGCACCTATACTGCAACCACAATTGGGAACAATCTCCCACAATTCGAATAAACAGTACGAAGATAAAACCATTGCAGAAGAAACAACGACAGAGCCATTGAATTTGAAATTAAATGAAAATACAGACGCAAAGTACTTAAAGGGCCAAGTCAAGCAACAAAACGCAGTTAAAGATACTGAAGAATGTGCCGATAAAACAAATAATGGCAGTAAAACGACTAAAGTACCTGTAGGGAAAAAAAGCAGTAGTAAATATGGTATTGAATCTGATATAGACTTTCGTGTTTCTTTGGTACCTGGTTACGATGAAGATTCGGACGCTGAGGAGGAATCCGAAGTTAAACAGGAAAAGAAAGCGCTGTTTCCAATTCCCCAGACCGATGAAACCGTAGAAATTGCGCCGTTGCAGAAAACGATGCCCGATGACAATCGAACAACGGACAGCAACGACAGTAACGATGTTAATAGTGAGAAGAAAAATATACAAGAGCAAGATAACGAAGACATCACGGAAAGGTTGGAATGTAAAGACGAATCTGGAGCTAAGCCAGAGGAGGACACCCAGAAGGGAAACAAATTTCTCGATAATTTGCATAGTCGAAATAAATTCTTCCAAAGGAAGAAACGAATTGCATTCGATG TTCCACCGACCAGGATAAAAGTGAGTGACGACAATGAGGCAAGTAAGCAGGAAGTAGATGTGCAACGCGAGGATACGAATTCCTGCACCGAGGAAAACGTTGGCGAACTTCAGGTTGACCAGGAAGAATCTAACCCCGTCAGTGAGAATGTTCCGAATTCCAAAGATGAGTCAAATAACACAGAAGCCGAAGCGGACACACCAGGAGCAAGTAGTGAATCGaaggaagacgaagaagaagttaATCAATTGTCACAGATCATACTTGAGAAATTGAAATTTCTCTCGGAGGGAAAACCAGCCGTATCTCCAGTTCAAATGATGTCTATTCAGCTACAA ACGTTGTTTGTTGCGTGGGAGGCAGGTTGTTTAGAAAAAAATTACTTGCGTAGATGGTTGACTGACACCAGTCACGAATTGGAACGATTGGAACAAGACGCAGCACCGCCTGGATGGCTTTGTCAATGGGATAG GTCGCATAAGCGATATTATTACCAGAACACTACCAATGGAATCACGCAATGGACCTATCCGGACACTGGCATCGCCGGAGGTGCTGAAGAGATGGAAATTTGTTCCACTCCTCCTCCAACTGAGCAGGAAGAAATGATCATGCCTG CGGAAGAAGAAGGACTGAAATTGAAACCAAAGAAATCGCTAGAAGGCGGCGAGATCAACGAGGATACGCCGGTTTCAAGGAACAATGACGTAGAAGCTCCACCTCCACCTCAAATTTCAAACCCTAGCCCGCCTCCACCGCCAAGAATTTATGCGGAGGATTTGAGGAAGGATAAAAGGAAACAGGACAAATGTAACGATAAGTTAGAAGGCAAGAAACAACGACTGACGGAAG ATGGAACGATAGCAATCACGGAAGTGAAGCAACTGGAAAGCCCCGTAGTGCCTGCTCATACCTCGGCATTAATAGCACCTCAACCCTCGACTCTTGTGAAGGTGACCAGCGCAGAACCTCTTCCACCAGGCGTGGACTTAACAGAGGCACCATACGAAATACCTGCAACTGCCTTAAAAAGAATCATATATGGTGCCGTGCAACCACAAGGTGGTGCTCTCTATGATGCATCTGCAAGGGATCCGACAGTTCCTATTCTAAGTCATCCGGCGGCTATAGTACAAGAACATTATCTACAGTATCCAGCTTATCATCAACATTTACATGCT CCAGCGGCCTTAGTACTTCCACATAAGCACAGTGTACAGCCCGCGATTCAACTGATACCTGACTACACTCCAATATATACGACTAACCACAAAGTTATCGAGAAACCGCCGGTTAAAACAGCGAAAGAGTCCCTTGTGTCTGCGCTGGATTCATTCTATAATGATATCGCGCGTATAGAAAACATTGGAACGGAAAACGTTCCTCAGAGGCAAGACATCGCAACTACAGAACCGTCTTCCTTACCAGTGGAGGAAGTGAAAGTTGAAACGGAACAGGAACTTCCTGTCGAGCTCACGGtgaaggagaagaagaggaaAAGG ACGAGGATTGGTATTAGCAAAAAGCACAAAGAAGTCTCTAGCATGGTTGCAAAATGGCAAAAGGTGCAACAGAATTTCGAGAATACGTAA